The Microcoleus sp. FACHB-831 genomic interval GCTCTACCAGTTCATCCATATTTCCTTTATAACCATTCGCACGCGGGCCAAAGGCTATATTTTCGTAAATTGACTTTGGAAAAGGGTTCGGTCTCTGAAATACCATCCCGACTTGACGGCGGATTTTCACCGGATTAATCTTGCCATCGTAAATATTTTTACCCTGGTAATTAATTTGGCCTTCTACCCTTGCTCCAGGTATTAAATCGTTCATTCGGTTGAAGCATCGCAAGAAGGTACTTTTGCCACATCCTGAAGGGCCAATGAAGGCTACAATTTTTCTTTCAGGAATTTCCATATCGACTTCCTGAAGCGCCAGAAAATCACCGTAGTAAACTTTAACACCTTGGGCGTTAAGAACCGTGTTATTTTGCGTGCTTTGAGCTTTTTTGGGGGAGCGCATATCGTGTATTTTCCAGTATTTATTACATTCGATCTTTGAACGTTGAGTTTTGAGTTTATGCTCCCATGAATTACGAAGCATTTAAACCATTTCTTTTATTAAAGTTAAGGAATTTTAACTTTAATTAATCTTTTATTTAAATGTAGAAAAGCGTTGTCGAAGGTATATTGCTGTACCATTTAAGACCAAAATCAATAACAGTAAAACAATGATTGACGCTGCTGCTGCATTAGCAAAACCAGGCTCAGGGCGAGTGATATAGGTGTAAATTTGAATGGGCAAGGCCATAAAGCGCTGAAACAAACCAGGGTTGAATGTAAGAAAACTCACAGCTCCGACAACAATTAAAGAAGCCGCATCGCCAATCGCACGGGAAACGGAAATAATCACCCCTGTTAAGATGCCTGGAATCGCATAAGGTAAGACGTGATTCCACACCGTTTGCCATTTGGTTGTGCCTAAGCCATAAGAAGCTTGTCGTAAAGAATCGGGAACAGCTCGAATTGCCTCTCTAGCAGTCACAATAATTACTGGTAAAGACAGCAACGACAATGTTAATGCGCCAGAAAGCAAAGCTGGCCCGAAGTTCAAAAGATAATTGAAAACGCCTAATCCCAGTAGACCATAGACAATTGAAGGGACTCCAGCGAGATTGCTAACGTTAATCTCGATAATATCCGTCCACCAAGCTTTGGGCGCATATTCTTCCAGATACAAAGCCGCTCCCACACCGATAGGGACGGAAATTAGCATTACTAATCCACCTAGAAGCATACTGCCAAAAATAGCAGGGCGTATGCCACCTCTATCGGGGAACCGGGAAGGAGTTTCAGTTAGAAAGCCAGGACTCAACAGCCGCCCTAACCCATCCTTAAAGACATCAAAAACTAGGACTGCAAGAACCACTAAACCAATAGATAGGCCAAGCAAAAAGATAAGTTCAAATATTTTGCCTGTTGTTTCTCTCTGCTCTACATTCGCAGAAAATTCTCCTTGTGGTTCCTGTGATTTGTTTCGGGAAATAGAACTACTCATGTTTATTAATCGTATTTCTCTTTGTAGCGATTAGAAATCCAATGGCTGACAATATTCAACCCAAGCGTTATTAAAAACAAAACGGCTCCCACAGCATATAAAGTGTTGTAATTAACACTGCCACGAGGGCTATCTCCGCCTGAAATTTGAGCCATATAAGCTGTCATTGTTTCCACTGATTGAAATGGATTAAGGCTTATTCGTGGCTCTTGCCCAGCAGCAATTAGAACCGTCATCGTTTCGCCAACGGCTCTAGAAATGCCCAGAATAATCGAGGCAGCAATTCCAGAAAGGGCAGCAGGAAGGACAACTTTAAAAATGGTTTCCAGTTTAGTTACGCCGATTGCGTAAGCTCCTTCGCGCAAAGAGCGAGGCACAGATTGTATGGCATCTAAGCTGATGGAACCGACGGTAGGGCTAATCATTATTCCCATCATCAGCCCAGCACTTAAGGCGTTAAAAATTTCTAGGGGAAGAAACGAGCGCAGAACAGGCGTAACAAATAAAAGTGCAAAGTAGCCATAGACAACTGTAGGGACTCCCCCTAATAGTTCTACGGCTGGGCGTAAAATTGCTGCCACCTTGGGCGAAGCATATTCGGCTAAATAGATAGCTGAACATAAACCCAGAGGAATAGCAACGAGCATGGCAATAACCGTAGTCATTAAAGTGCCATTAATCAAAGGCCAAATTCCAAAATGTTTCTCTGCAAATAAAGGTGTCCACTTGGTATCGAGAAAGAACTGAGCAAACGAAACCTCTTGGAAAAAATCAAACGTTACCCGGAAGATAATAAAAACAATTCCAAAGGTAGTGAGGACAGAAATCAAGGCGCAACAAAATAAAAGCGTTTCGATAATTTTTTCCTGGATATCGTCAGACGCTGCCTTTTCGAGCGATCGCCTGTATTCCCTATTAAATTCATTGCTAAAATTTGCGTTTTGCATAAGTAGAATGCAGTTGAAGTTGTTCGTAATTGAGTAATTAGGTTGTTTGAGGTTGGCAAGGTATGGTTGTGTTAAGCGATCGCTCACCACAACCTACCATTAACCCTCCTCTTAAAGAAGATTTGCGATAGGTTCGCCCGGTTTTGCATCTTTGAACTTAGAACCTGTTTCACCAGAGGCAACTTTTTGTTTGATTTTGGGGTAAGCTTCATCCGGTAGCGCCACATAACCAACTTGATCGATCCATTTCCAAGAATTCTCTATATAAAAATCAACAAACTCTTTTACCGCTGGTTTGCTATCTAGAGAACTCTTGCTGATATAGATAAATAGAGGACGAGACAAAGGTAGATAAATATTTCTAACAACATTGTCTAGAGGAACTGGTGTTTCACACTTGCCTTTTGGACTTTCCACACCAACCAAGTTCAGCTTGTCTTGGTTTTCCATATAGTAAGATATCCCCACATACCCTATAGCGTTTGTGTCGCCCGCAATCCCTTGTACAAGGACGTTTTGATTGTGGCTAGGAGTGTAGTCTGTGCGGCTATTTTTTGCTTTGCCAGTCACAGCTTGGGTGAAATAATCAAACGTTCCCGTATCAGAAGCAGGCGCATAAAGCTTTAGTCGCTGGTCGGGAAACTTTGGATTTACTTGATTCCAGTTGGTTATTTTGCGGTCTGATTTAGAGTTCCAAATCTTGTTAAGTTCGTCGATAGTCAGGCATTTAGCAAAGTTATTTTGACGATTGACGATGACGGCGATTCCATCTAAGGCAACAGGCAATTCTACAAAATCAATGCCCTTCTTTTTACATCTTTCAATTTCTTCATCCCTTATAGAGCGTGAAGCGCCAACGATATCAATCTCTCCAGCACAAAACTTACTCATGCCGCCGCCAGTACCGCTTGAAGCAACGCTAACTTGAGCAGCAGGTTTAAATTTTTGAAATTCTTCAGCCACAGATTGATGGATAGGGAATCCCACAGCTCCACCATCAATACTCACCTGATTCTGCTTCTGCTCCGATCTACTGCAACCGCTTATACCGCAGCTAAAGAATATCAGAAATGCTAATAAAGTTCGATAATTTACTAATGATTTACCCAGTAAATTTATATTAAAAATTAGTTGTTCCTTCATGGTTATTACCCTTTTTATTGAATTTATCTCTTAAATATGCATATCAAAATTTATTCAGCGCATATAAGGCGCTGAACGGCTGACTTAATCACCAAATATTTTGCTGCAATACCAGCGAGCGAGTTATTCGGGTATGGTAACTAACCCTCGATAAATTTACGGTATTTTAGTCTTTAACTCTTGTTAAAGCTACTACTCACATCCTGCAATTTAGGAGGCTTTAGGCTCTAACCCCGGTTTGTCGCTCGGCTTACCGGACTTTTTATAATAGTACAGGTTTATAAAGCTGACTAATCCTTCTTAAGGAATATTTGTACTAAGCAAGCTTGCACCAGAAAGCCTTTATTGCTCGATAATAGGTGCGTCGCTGCTGTCAAGGCAAAGTAAATGTAGCGTGCGATCGCACTTAAGGTAGCTGGAATACTGGTAAAGATGCCTCTAAAGGTTGATGTACAATCCTCTGTTGTTGTACAACTTTTGCTGGTGCGTCTCTCAAAGCAAGGATGGGCAGAACTAAAAATCGCCCTAGCAGCGATCGCCCAAACCCTAAATCTACCCCTACTTCTGAGAACCTGCCACAGTTAAGTTGTGAGATAGTAATGAATTCTTTTTGAAGCGAAACCTATTTCTCACCCACCCTCTAATAGAAAAGCTCCAGTCGGTGCAACTGACTGGAGCTAAAGTAATAAATATTTAACCGAGCGGACTTGGGTTGGACTTACTTTTCTAGGCGAATGAGGGGCTGGAAATCTTTGATATTGTCCTCCGCCTGCCGCTCCACGTTGAAGGGAAGATACACTGAATATCCATTAGGAAATTTATTATCAACTACTTTAATTTCTTTGAGAGATTGCTGCTGCTTTTCCAGGACTGGCAACACGCTCGCTTTAATTTCATCGAGAGAGTGCTGCTGCTTTTTGACAATTTGAGTTAGTTCTTTAAGCTGTTGAGCCTGCAAAGAA includes:
- the pstC gene encoding phosphate ABC transporter permease subunit PstC yields the protein MQNANFSNEFNREYRRSLEKAASDDIQEKIIETLLFCCALISVLTTFGIVFIIFRVTFDFFQEVSFAQFFLDTKWTPLFAEKHFGIWPLINGTLMTTVIAMLVAIPLGLCSAIYLAEYASPKVAAILRPAVELLGGVPTVVYGYFALLFVTPVLRSFLPLEIFNALSAGLMMGIMISPTVGSISLDAIQSVPRSLREGAYAIGVTKLETIFKVVLPAALSGIAASIILGISRAVGETMTVLIAAGQEPRISLNPFQSVETMTAYMAQISGGDSPRGSVNYNTLYAVGAVLFLITLGLNIVSHWISNRYKEKYD
- a CDS encoding PstS family phosphate ABC transporter substrate-binding protein; this encodes MKEQLIFNINLLGKSLVNYRTLLAFLIFFSCGISGCSRSEQKQNQVSIDGGAVGFPIHQSVAEEFQKFKPAAQVSVASSGTGGGMSKFCAGEIDIVGASRSIRDEEIERCKKKGIDFVELPVALDGIAVIVNRQNNFAKCLTIDELNKIWNSKSDRKITNWNQVNPKFPDQRLKLYAPASDTGTFDYFTQAVTGKAKNSRTDYTPSHNQNVLVQGIAGDTNAIGYVGISYYMENQDKLNLVGVESPKGKCETPVPLDNVVRNIYLPLSRPLFIYISKSSLDSKPAVKEFVDFYIENSWKWIDQVGYVALPDEAYPKIKQKVASGETGSKFKDAKPGEPIANLL
- the pstA gene encoding phosphate ABC transporter permease PstA, producing the protein MSSSISRNKSQEPQGEFSANVEQRETTGKIFELIFLLGLSIGLVVLAVLVFDVFKDGLGRLLSPGFLTETPSRFPDRGGIRPAIFGSMLLGGLVMLISVPIGVGAALYLEEYAPKAWWTDIIEINVSNLAGVPSIVYGLLGLGVFNYLLNFGPALLSGALTLSLLSLPVIIVTAREAIRAVPDSLRQASYGLGTTKWQTVWNHVLPYAIPGILTGVIISVSRAIGDAASLIVVGAVSFLTFNPGLFQRFMALPIQIYTYITRPEPGFANAAAASIIVLLLLILVLNGTAIYLRQRFSTFK